GGTTCCTGGACTGCTCAAGCTCTATGCCGACGGCGCCTACGCCGGCAAGTGCAAGGAAGGCATCGAGGCCGCGCACCCGAGCTTGAAGGTCGAGATCGTTCGCCACCCGCAAAACCGCAACACGGGATCGTGGCAGGGTGCACAGCTTCCGCTACTGCCCGACCCCGTGGCCAAAGGCTTCGTCGTCCTTGCCAAACGCTGGGTGGTTGAGCGCACCCATGCCTGGAACGAGCGCGCCCGGCGACTGATGGTGCACCATGATCGCTCCGCATGGGCACCGGTGGCTTGGGTCTGGTTAGTCGAAGCGCGTATCCTCGCCACTAGACTCGCAAGCTGATTGTTTTGTCGACACCCTCTGAGCATCAGCGCCGCGCGCTCTTTGCCAGCCAGCCGGCAAGCTGCACGGTGTCGCGGCTGAGCGCGGCGGGCAGCACGATGTAGTGCCGGCTCGGCGCCGCGCCGGGTTTCGCGATCAGCCGCGCGGTGCCTGCAAGCCGCAGCAGCACCGGCTGGTCGGCGGGCGCCAGTTTCAGGGCCAGCCCGCCTGGCGTCAGCCACGCGCACGGCTGCTCGTCGAGGTAGGCCATGAGCGCGCCGAACATCGGCTGGAAGCGCAACTCGTGCGGACGGCCCAGGTGGGTGGCCGCATCTTCCAGTTCGCGGCGCAGCGCCGCGAGGCCCGGCGGCACGCTCATGCCGGGTCGGGAATCACATACAGCAACACAGCGAGGAAGTGCAGCACGCTGCCGGCCAGCACGAATACGTGCCACAGCGCGTGGTGGTACGGCAGCCGCCGCCACAGGTAGAACGGCACGCCCAGCGTATAAGCCAGCCCGCCGGCCAGCAGCAGCACGATGCCGCCGGTCTGCAGATGCTCGCTGAGCGGCTTGAACGCGACCATGCCGATCCAGCCCATGCCCACGTACAGCAGCACCGCCAGCCTGTGGTAACGCCCGAGCAGGCCCAGCTCCAGCGCACTGCCGGCCAGTGCCAGCGCCCACACCGCCACGAACAGGCTCCAGCCCCACGCCCCCGGCAGAGCCACCAGGGTGAACGGGGTGTAGGTGCCGGCGATCAGCACGTAGATCGCGATGTGGTCGAGCGCACGCAGCGTCGGCTTTGCGGCCGCCACGGGGATCGAGTGATAGAGCGTGGAGGCGGTGTACAGCAGCACCAGCGAGGTGCCGAACACCGCGCAGGCCACCACCGTCAGCGCATTGCCGTGCAGCGCGGCGAACGCCACCAGCGTCGCCAGCCCGGCAATGCTGAGCACGATGCCGAGACCATGCACGATGCTGCTGGCCAGCTCGTCGCCGAAGCTGTAACGGGGAATCGCCGCGACGGAGGTGGACATGGCATGGCTCCCGGATCCGGTTCGCGCCTACCTTAGCGGGCGCACCGGCGCTTGCCTACCGGCGACAATCCCACGCGGGAATACCGATTCCCCATGCCCCTCCCGCCAAAGGCCATGGCATTCGGCGAGGCGGACCTGCACTGCCCGCCTCGCCATGGTTCAGAGCCTGACGTTCACCCCCAGGTAGAACGCGCGCGGCGAACCCGGGGTGATGTTGTTGTCGTTGTGCGCGCTGACGAAATACCGCTTGTCGAAAAGATTCTCGACATTGAGCTGCAACCGCAGCTGCGGACTCAGCGTCAGGAACACCGCCGCGTCGTAGCGGGTATAGCCCTTCAGCGTCACCTTATTGCTGGTGGAGGCGAACACCGACCCTTGATGGATCGCGCCGATGCCCGCACCCCACATCGGAGTGAAGTCGTAGCGGTTCCACAGCGAGGCACTGTGCTTGGGCAACTGCGCCAGCCGGGTGCCGGCGGGGAGACTCGGCGACAACGGCCTGGTGATCTCGCCCTCCTGCCAGGCATAGCCGCCCATGACGCTCCACGCCGAAGTCAGCCTGCCGCTGAAACCGAGCTCGACGCCCTTGATGCGCTGGCCGTCCACCAGCAGCGACTGCGGCACACCCGGGTTGGTCGCCGGGTCCCAGGCCGGGTTGGTCACCGCCACGTTGCTGCGGTCGAGCCGGTAGACCGCCGCGGTCAGCGCCAGCGCGGGGCTCACATCCCACTTCGCGCCGAGTTCGCGGTTGGTGAACCGCTCCGGCTCCAGTGTGCGGTTGCCCAGCGTAAGCGAGGTGAGCTGCTCGCCCGCGCGTGGCTGGTGGGCGATGCTGTAGCTGGCGTACAGCGACAGCGGTTCAACCGGCTTGTAGACCAGGCCCGCGCGCGGCGACACCAGGTTGTCGGTGCTGGAGAAATCCTGGCCACTGCGATGGTCGTGGAAATCGACCGTGAAGCGGTCGTAGCGCAGACCGAGGACCGCCTGCCATTGCGGCGAGAACTCGATCTGGTCCTGGAGATACAGCGCGGCGACCTTGGCGATGCCGTGATTGCTGGGGTCGGTCGCGCTCTGCCGGAAATCGACCGGCAGCGTGTAGCGCGGGTCCGACACCGGCACCCTGGCCGAAGTCCCGGCGAAGGCGGGTCCGCCAAAATAGCCGGTGCGACGGAAATTGTCGGTGCTCTGGCGGCCCAGCTCGAGTCCGCCGAGCAGGGTGTGGTGGACTGCGCCGGTCACCAGTTCATACGTAAGGTCGGTCTGGTTGAACAGATTCCGGCGCCGGGTGGCATTGCTGTAGGCCGAGATCGACACCTGCGTGCCGGCGGCGTTGACCGCACCGGGAAATACATTCTGGTAGAACTTGTCGTAGTCGGCGTAGCGGGTGCGGTTGCGCAGGCTCACGCCGTTGCCGAAATCGTGGTCGACCAGGGCATTGAACGCGTCCACCGTGACCCAGGTCGGGCTCTGCCGCGGATCGCCGAAGAAGGTCGAGGCGGCGGTGGGCAGCGGCAACCCCCGGTATGACGGCACGCCGCGGTCGGTGACCCGCTCGTCGCGGAAGTGCTCGTAGCCCAGCGTCACCTGGGTGCGCTCGCCGGCGCGCAACGCGAGCGTCGGATTGATGCCGTAGCGCTTCAGCGTGACGCCGTCGCGGTAACTCCCGGAATCCTCGTACAGCCCGGTCACACGGAACGCGGCACTGTCCCCGACCGGCTCGCCGAAGTCGGCGGTAAGGCGCCGGCGCTGCTGCTCGCCCAGTTGCAGCGACAGCTCGCGGTGCTGCTGGCCATCGGCCGCCTTGCTGACCCGGTTGAGCACGCCGCCGGAACCGCCGCGCCCGAAGATCATCGCGTTCGGCCCCTTCAGCGCCTCCACCCGTTCGATGTTGTACAGGTCGCGGAAGTACTGCACGTCGTCGCGCATGCCGTCGATGAACAGATCGGCGGTGGAGCCGTTGCCGCGCAATATCGGCGCATCGCGGTGGCCCTCGCCCTGCCCCATGCCGACGCCGGGCATGTAGCGCACGGCGTCGGCCATGCTCGTCATCGCCAGGTCGCGGATCAGGTCGCCGGTCACCACCGTGATCGACTGCGGGATATCGCGCAGCAGGGAACGCGTCCGGGTCGCCGTGTCGGTACCGGCCGCCGCGTAGCCGTCGACACTCGCCGCGCGGACATTGACCGGCTTGAGATTGGTGGCCTGTTCCGGACCCGACGCGGATCCGGCGACGACGGGCGGGGCGAACGCGAGAAGCAGCGCCGCAGCGAGCGCCGCAGTGAGAGGGTTTGGATTGGACATGGAGCTGCCTTGGGTGGATGGGCGGGCACATCGGCCCGGTTGGGCATAGGACGATATTGATATTTATTCTCGTTTGCAAGATCTTACGATTGCTCCGCTTGCGCCTTCCACGCCATGCGGGAAGCTGCGCAACGATTGGCTTCAAGGCACCGCACCGCACGCCCGGCCGCCGCGAATCCACGCCCGCCCCGGTCCGTGATCGCAGCCGGAACCCGTTCGCGGTGGGCCGCACCCAGCCGTCCGCACGGCCGCCTGCCGCGCCGGCCGGCGCACCGAACCGCCCTTCGACGAATAGCCTTCTGGACGGCCACTTGCGCGGAAATTCGCGCCGGGCATAGCCTGCAGGCGCGTCCCCACGATCCCCCTGCGCCCCCGCGCAGCGTGCACGGATGCATCCAGCCCATCGCTGTCAGGAGGTCGCCATGTCGTCCGCAAGCCTGGCCGTTGCTCATCGTCCCCACCCCGACCGCATCGCCGCCATCAGCGCGGCGATCGCACTCAACCTGGCCGTGATCGTGATCGCCTCGCGGCCGAGCGCCCCGGCGTTTTTCCACGCGATCGAACAGATCAACCCGATACCCACGCTCCGTCTGGACGAACCGAAGCCGCCCCCGCCTCTGCCGCCGGTCACGATGAAACCGCTACCGCACCCGCCCGCCGCGCCCGTCGCGCACCCGCGGCCGCTGCCGAGCAGTCCGCCAGCCGCTGCGCCCGCCGCCGCAGGCAACGTCGCCGCGCCGCCAGCGGCCCCGAGCCTGCTGCCGAAGGCGGCCACGCCCGGCCCGGCCGCGGCGGCGCCAGTCGAGGCCAGCCTGGCCTATCGCTCGGCGCCGCTGCATTTCCCCACCCGCGCCCTGCAGCAGCGCATGCACGGCACGGTGCTGCTGCGCGTGCTGGTGGATGAAACCGGCAAGCCGGTGCAGGTGTCGGTGGAGCGTGGCAGCGGCTACCTGCTGCTCGACCGCAGCGCCGCCGAACAGGTGCTGGCCGGCTGGCAATTCCAGCCGGCGATGGTGGACGGGCAGCCGGTGCGCGCATGGGCGCGGGTGCCGGTGACGTTCGACCTGCGCGACTAGCACTTTCGCTGCTGGCGCCCGGCCGGCGAACGCGCCAGCCGGGCGCCCCGCGCCGGTGCCGCCGAAACACTATTGGCTTACGCACCTTTAACGATATGCATGCTCCACTGGCACTTGTTCACCCTGCCAGGTTCAACGCATGGGCAAGTACCAGCATCTCCTGAAAATTCTGCGCGCGATCGCGCTCGAGCACACCGGCGTCGAACACCCCGATCTCGCCACCATGGCGCGCGAACTGGGTCGCGTGGTGCACCAGGATGCCTCGGCGCTGGCCACCCGGCTGGCCGACCTGCGGCGGCGCCGGCACGGTTTCGAACGCTGGCAGCTGGCCGAGCGCAACAAGCCGCCGGTCAGCGTGCTGGTGCTGGCCTGGCCGCCGAACCACGCCACGCCGGTGCACGACCACAGCGGCCGGTGGGGTCTGGAAATGTCCCTGGTGGGCGCGCTCGAGGTGCAGACGTACGACCGCGCCGATTCCGGCGAACTGAGCCTGTATGGCCGCCATTGGCTCGGCCCGGGCGACGGTTTCTGGTTCGAGAGCGACTGCGCGCAGGCCTACCGCTGCCGCAACCTGTCGCGGCACGACACCGCGCTTTCGCTGCACGTCTACGGCGGCGAGCTGGCCGGGCACGTCATCGGCACGCAGGCCGAACCCGCCGGCCGCTGGATGGCGCCGCCACGACGCAACGCCATCGCCGGCCGCCTGTCCGGCTGACCCGCCCGCCACCGCACGCACGGGGGAGTCCATGTTTCGACGGGTCGCCATCATCGGCGGCGGCGCCGCGGCCGCCACGCTGCTCAGCGAGCTGCTGGAGCGTGCGGCGGCGCAGCCGTTGCAGCTGGACTGGTTCACCGGCGGAGGCGCGCCGGCGCGCGGGGTGGCCTACGGCACCATGTCGGAGCGCCATCTGCTGAACGTGCGCGCGGCTTCGATGAGCATGTTCGCCGGCAGGCCGCGCGGCTTCCTGGATTTCGTGCAGCGCGACGACCCCGCCGTCGCCGGCACCGACTTCCTGCCGCGCCGCCGCTATGGCGACTACCTCGAGGCAGAGGTGGCGCGCGCGCTGCGGCATGGCAAGACGCGCGGGCACCACGTCAACATCATCCCGTTCGCGGTCGATGCGCTGGTGCCCGAGCGTGATGGCGTCACCGTGATCCACGGCGAAGAAAGCCATCGGGCCGACGCCGCCGTGCTGGCGCTGGGCGCGCTGCCGCCGCAGCCGCTGGCCGGCGTCGGCGCCGCCGCGCTCGCCAGCGGTCGCTACGTGGTCGACCCGTGGCCGCTGCTGGCCGGTGCCGCCGAGCTGCAACCGCCGCCGCGCAAGGTCGTGCTGATCGGGCTGGGGCTGACCGCGGTCGACGTGCTGCTGGAGCTGTCCATGCAGTGGCCGCAGGCCGAATTCGTCGCGATCTCCCGTCACGGCAGCTTGCCGGCGGCGCACCTGCCCGCAGCCGCCGCCCCCAGCGGCGACGGCGCCGAGCTGGTCGAGGCGATGCGCGACGCGCCGGAGATCCACCGCTGGATGCGCCTGCTGCGCGAGGCGATCGCGCAGGAAGGCGAGTGGCGCACCGTCGTCGACAGCCTGCGCCCGCACCTGCCGGCACTGTGGGCCGAGCTGTCGCCGGAGCAGCGCGCGCGCTTCATGCGCCACGCGCGCTGGGCATGGGAGCGCGTGCGCCACCGCATGCCGCCGCAGGTACGCGAGGCGATCGCTGCGCTCGAACGCGACGCCCGACTGCAACGCCAGTGCGGACGCGTGCACGCGGTGGAGCTCGCCGGCGATGCGCTGCAACTGACCGTGGGCCACGCCGGCGCGACCCACACGCTGGACGCCGAGCTGGTGATCCAGACCGTGGGCCTGGAAACCGATCTGCGCCGCTGCAACCACCGGCTGCTCAGCCAGCTGCTCACCAACGCGCATATCGCGCCCGACCCGCTCGGCCTCGGCGTGCAGGCCGACAGCGACGGCCACCTGCGGCACGGCGAGCGCTGCTGGCCGAACCTATTCGCCATCGGCAGCCTGCTGCGCGGCACCTTGTGGGAATCCACCGCGATGCCGGAAATCCGCCAGCAGGCGCGCCACCTGGCCGACCAGCTGCTGGGCGGCTGAGCGCCTGTTCATGATCTCCACATGCCCGGCGTTGCCATCGAGTGGCCCGCGATGACCGCCAGCCTGCTCACCGCCTGCATCGCTGCGGCGCACCTGCTGGGCCTGTTCGCGGCGATGCATGCGGTGATGCACATGCGCACGCCGCAGGGCGCGGTTGGCTGGACGCTCGGCCTGCTGCTGCTGCCCTACGTGACCCTGCTGCCCTACCTGTACCTGGGCTCCAGCCGCTTCCTCGGCTACCGCGCCGGACACCGCGCGCCGGCGGCGCCCGCGCTGTCCACCACGGCCGACGCCGCGGCGCCGGTCGACCCGGGCTGCGAGCGCTACGCCGCGATCAGCGCGCTGCAGCGGCGGCCGTTCCGCAGCGGCCACCGGCTGCGCCTGCTGATCGACGGCACGGCCGCGTTCGAGGCCATGCTCGGCGCGATGGCCGGCGCCCGGCACAGCCTGCTGGTGCAGTTCTTCATCATCCACGACGACACGCTCGGCCGGCGCCTGCAGCAGGTGCTGCTGGAGCGCGCCGCCGCCGGCGTGCGCGTGTGCGTGCTGTTCGACGGCATCGGCAGCCACGCGCTGCCGCAGCAGTACGTCGAGACCCTGCGCGCCGGCGGCGTGGCGATCCACCGCTTCGCCACGCGCCGCTGGCGCAACCGCTTCCAGCTGAACTTTCGCAACCACCGCAAGATCCTGGTGGTGGACGGCACGCGCGGTTTCGTCGGCGGGCTCAACGCGGGCGACGAATACCTGGGCCTGAAGCCGCCGCTGGCGCCGTGGCGCGACACCCAGCTGGAACTCGCCGGGCCGGCGGTGGCCGACCTGCAGCAGCTGTTCGCCGACGACTGGCACTGGATCACCGGCACGGCGCTGCCGCTGTGCCCGGTGCCGCCCGCCGACGGCAACGCCAGCGCACTGGTGGTGGCCTGCGGCCCGGCCGACCCGCAGGAGACCGGCTCGCTGTTCTTCGCCGCCGCGATCAACGCAGCGCGCCAGCGCGTCTGGCTGAGCACACCGTACTTCGTGCCCGACCACGCGGTGCGCGCCGCGCTGCAGCTGGCCGTGCTGCGCGGAGTGGACGTGCGCGTGCTGATCCCCGCACGGCCGGATCACCGCACCGTGTTCCTCGCCTCCACCCTGCACGCCTACGCCGCCGTGCGCGCCGGCATCCGCGTGTTCCGCTACCAGCCCGGCTTCCTGCACCAGAAGGCGCTGCTGATCGACCGCGACACCGCCGCGATCGGCAGCCTGAACCTGGACAGCCGCTCGTTCCGGCTCAACTTCGAGGTCGCCGCGCTGGCGGTGGACCATGCCTTCGCCGCCGAGGTGGCGGCGATGTTCAACGCCGACTTCACCCGCGCCAAAGCGATCGACGAGCGCGAATACCGCGAGGCACCCTACCTGCACCGGGTGGCCATGCATGTGGCACGCTTGTTCGACCCCCTGCTGTAGGAACACTCATGCACCGACTCGTCCTGTTGCTCTGCCTGATGGCCACCGGCGTGGCCGCCCGCGCCGGCGAAGCGCCGCGCTTCGTGGAACGCTCGCTGCAGCTGCACGGCGTCAGCTACCGCTACCAGGTGTTCGTGCCGGAAGGCTGGACGGCCAAACGCGACTGGCCGGTGGTGCTGTTCCTGCACGGCAGCGGCGAGCGCGGCAGCGACAACCGCGCCCAGCTCAGCCAGGGCCTGCCGCACTGGCTGGTGCAGCACGGCGCGGATTTCCCGGCCGTGGTGGTGATCCCGCAGGCGCCTGACGGCAGCCAATGGAACGGTGCGATCGAGGCAATGGCACTCAAGGCGCTCGACGACAGCCTCGGCGAATGGCACGGCGACCGCCGGCGGCTCTACCTCACCGGCCTGTCGATGGGCGGCTACGGTGCCTGGCAGATCGCGCTGGATCACCCCGGCATGTTCGCCGCCGCCGCGATCATCTGCGGCGGCATCCGTCACCCGAACGACAGCCTCGAGCTGCAGGTGGTGGGCATTCCCGCCGACGTCGGCGACCGCTACGCCTGGGTCGCCGCACACATCGGCGCGCTGCCGACGTGGATCTTCAACGGCGCCGATGACGACGTGGTGCCGCCGGCGGAATCGCGCCGCATGGACGCCGCGCTGCAGGCGCGCGGCAGCGAGGTGCGCCACACCGAATTCCCGGGCGTCGGCCACGTCTCCTGGCCGCAGGCCTACGCCACCGCGTCGCTGTGGCCGTGGATGTTCGCGCACCGCCTGCCGGCGCGCTGAGGAACCGCTACCTGCGCCCGCCGAAGCGGCGACGCCAGTCGCCGCTGGCGACTACCCAGCCGAGGTAGATGCCGAGCGCCACGCCGAGCAATTCGCACAGCGCGCGCAGGCCCATGTGGTCCGGGTCGTGCACTTCGGCCAGCTTCACCTTCAGCAGCTGCAGCGACTGCAACCGGCCGTAATTGAAATAGAACAGGTTCCACAGATCGCCACCGGCGGTCAGCGCGGTCGCCAGCAGGAACGACCAGCCG
This genomic stretch from Rhodanobacter thiooxydans harbors:
- a CDS encoding TonB-dependent receptor, with the translated sequence MSNPNPLTAALAAALLLAFAPPVVAGSASGPEQATNLKPVNVRAASVDGYAAAGTDTATRTRSLLRDIPQSITVVTGDLIRDLAMTSMADAVRYMPGVGMGQGEGHRDAPILRGNGSTADLFIDGMRDDVQYFRDLYNIERVEALKGPNAMIFGRGGSGGVLNRVSKAADGQQHRELSLQLGEQQRRRLTADFGEPVGDSAAFRVTGLYEDSGSYRDGVTLKRYGINPTLALRAGERTQVTLGYEHFRDERVTDRGVPSYRGLPLPTAASTFFGDPRQSPTWVTVDAFNALVDHDFGNGVSLRNRTRYADYDKFYQNVFPGAVNAAGTQVSISAYSNATRRRNLFNQTDLTYELVTGAVHHTLLGGLELGRQSTDNFRRTGYFGGPAFAGTSARVPVSDPRYTLPVDFRQSATDPSNHGIAKVAALYLQDQIEFSPQWQAVLGLRYDRFTVDFHDHRSGQDFSSTDNLVSPRAGLVYKPVEPLSLYASYSIAHQPRAGEQLTSLTLGNRTLEPERFTNRELGAKWDVSPALALTAAVYRLDRSNVAVTNPAWDPATNPGVPQSLLVDGQRIKGVELGFSGRLTSAWSVMGGYAWQEGEITRPLSPSLPAGTRLAQLPKHSASLWNRYDFTPMWGAGIGAIHQGSVFASTSNKVTLKGYTRYDAAVFLTLSPQLRLQLNVENLFDKRYFVSAHNDNNITPGSPRAFYLGVNVRL
- a CDS encoding cysteine dioxygenase, encoding MGKYQHLLKILRAIALEHTGVEHPDLATMARELGRVVHQDASALATRLADLRRRRHGFERWQLAERNKPPVSVLVLAWPPNHATPVHDHSGRWGLEMSLVGALEVQTYDRADSGELSLYGRHWLGPGDGFWFESDCAQAYRCRNLSRHDTALSLHVYGGELAGHVIGTQAEPAGRWMAPPRRNAIAGRLSG
- a CDS encoding energy transducer TonB, encoding MSSASLAVAHRPHPDRIAAISAAIALNLAVIVIASRPSAPAFFHAIEQINPIPTLRLDEPKPPPPLPPVTMKPLPHPPAAPVAHPRPLPSSPPAAAPAAAGNVAAPPAAPSLLPKAATPGPAAAAPVEASLAYRSAPLHFPTRALQQRMHGTVLLRVLVDETGKPVQVSVERGSGYLLLDRSAAEQVLAGWQFQPAMVDGQPVRAWARVPVTFDLRD
- a CDS encoding alpha/beta hydrolase-fold protein, whose translation is MHRLVLLLCLMATGVAARAGEAPRFVERSLQLHGVSYRYQVFVPEGWTAKRDWPVVLFLHGSGERGSDNRAQLSQGLPHWLVQHGADFPAVVVIPQAPDGSQWNGAIEAMALKALDDSLGEWHGDRRRLYLTGLSMGGYGAWQIALDHPGMFAAAAIICGGIRHPNDSLELQVVGIPADVGDRYAWVAAHIGALPTWIFNGADDDVVPPAESRRMDAALQARGSEVRHTEFPGVGHVSWPQAYATASLWPWMFAHRLPAR
- the cls gene encoding cardiolipin synthase, translated to MTASLLTACIAAAHLLGLFAAMHAVMHMRTPQGAVGWTLGLLLLPYVTLLPYLYLGSSRFLGYRAGHRAPAAPALSTTADAAAPVDPGCERYAAISALQRRPFRSGHRLRLLIDGTAAFEAMLGAMAGARHSLLVQFFIIHDDTLGRRLQQVLLERAAAGVRVCVLFDGIGSHALPQQYVETLRAGGVAIHRFATRRWRNRFQLNFRNHRKILVVDGTRGFVGGLNAGDEYLGLKPPLAPWRDTQLELAGPAVADLQQLFADDWHWITGTALPLCPVPPADGNASALVVACGPADPQETGSLFFAAAINAARQRVWLSTPYFVPDHAVRAALQLAVLRGVDVRVLIPARPDHRTVFLASTLHAYAAVRAGIRVFRYQPGFLHQKALLIDRDTAAIGSLNLDSRSFRLNFEVAALAVDHAFAAEVAAMFNADFTRAKAIDEREYREAPYLHRVAMHVARLFDPLL
- the trhA gene encoding PAQR family membrane homeostasis protein TrhA, coding for MSTSVAAIPRYSFGDELASSIVHGLGIVLSIAGLATLVAFAALHGNALTVVACAVFGTSLVLLYTASTLYHSIPVAAAKPTLRALDHIAIYVLIAGTYTPFTLVALPGAWGWSLFVAVWALALAGSALELGLLGRYHRLAVLLYVGMGWIGMVAFKPLSEHLQTGGIVLLLAGGLAYTLGVPFYLWRRLPYHHALWHVFVLAGSVLHFLAVLLYVIPDPA
- a CDS encoding FAD/NAD(P)-binding protein, which translates into the protein MFRRVAIIGGGAAAATLLSELLERAAAQPLQLDWFTGGGAPARGVAYGTMSERHLLNVRAASMSMFAGRPRGFLDFVQRDDPAVAGTDFLPRRRYGDYLEAEVARALRHGKTRGHHVNIIPFAVDALVPERDGVTVIHGEESHRADAAVLALGALPPQPLAGVGAAALASGRYVVDPWPLLAGAAELQPPPRKVVLIGLGLTAVDVLLELSMQWPQAEFVAISRHGSLPAAHLPAAAAPSGDGAELVEAMRDAPEIHRWMRLLREAIAQEGEWRTVVDSLRPHLPALWAELSPEQRARFMRHARWAWERVRHRMPPQVREAIAALERDARLQRQCGRVHAVELAGDALQLTVGHAGATHTLDAELVIQTVGLETDLRRCNHRLLSQLLTNAHIAPDPLGLGVQADSDGHLRHGERCWPNLFAIGSLLRGTLWESTAMPEIRQQARHLADQLLGG